Genomic DNA from Streptomyces sp. GS7:
AGTGAAGCGGGTCGCCGCCATCGACTGCGGTACGAACTCCATCCGGCTGCTGGTCGCGGACCTGGACCCCGAGACCGGTGAACTCAAGGACCTGGACCGCCGGATGCAGATCGTCCGGCTCGGCCAGGACGTCGACCGGACCGGACGGCTGGCCCCCGAGGCGCTGGAGCGCACCTTCGCGGCCTGCCGCGAGTACGCCGCGGTGATCAAGGGCCTGGGCGCCGAGCGGCTCCGGTTCGTGGCGACCTCCGCCTCCCGCGACGCGGAGAACCGCGAGGACTTCGTCCGCGGTGTCGTCGACATCCTGGGCGTCGAGCCCGAGGTGATCACCGGCGACCAGGAGGCGGAGTTCTCCTTCACCGGCGCCACCCGGGAACTGACCGGCCACCCCCATATCGCACTGCCCTACCTGGTCGTGGACATCGGCGGCGGCTCGACCGAGTTCGTCCTCGGCGACGGCTCGGTACGGGCGGCCCGCTCCGTCGACGTCGGCTGCGTCCGGATGACCGAGCGCCACCTCGTCCACGGCGGGGAGATCAGCGACCCGCCGGCCGCCGGCCAGATCACCGCCATAAAGGCGGACATCGCCGCGGCCCTGGACCGCGCAGAGGAGACCGTCCCGCTGAGCGAGGCCGCCACCCTGGTCGGCCTGGCCGGCTCGGTGACCACCGTCGCCGCCATCGCCCTCGGCCTGGACCACTACGACTCCGCGGCCATCCACCACTCCCGGATCTCCCTCGCCAAGGTCCGCGAGATCACCGAGGACCTGCTCGCCTCCACCCACGCCGAACGCGCGGCCAGCCCGGTCATGCACCCCGGCCGGGTCGACGTGATCGGCGCCGGCGCCCTCGTCCTTCTGTCGATCATGGAGCGCATCGGCGCCGAAGAGGTCGTCGTCAGCGAACACGACATTCTGGACGGCATCGCCTGGAGCATGGTCTGACCCCGTTGGCCCCGGCCTCTTCGCCGTGCCGGGGCCCGGTCCGGCGGCCGGTGCCGCCGGGCGGTGCCCGGCACGGCAACCACCCCCGGCGAGTGGGATTTTGAGCGGATCGGCCGCCGTCTGAGCGGCCTTCAAGGGGGTTGCGGGGGTTCCGGACGGGCGGCCGGAAAGAAAGTTCGTGAAATCCTTCACATGAAAAACCCGCCTCATGGGCGAACTATCTGTCCATCCGACCCTCATTCGAAGGTCCTAAGACCCTCCCGCCCGCGAATTGCCGGGTCTCCGGCGCGTCTCCGGTGTGTTACGCCAGTGTGTGCACGAGGCGTGGTTCGGCGGTGTGCGGCGGGACAAGCCCTGATCAACAGGGGTGTCCAACGTGTCGCGTTACACCGTGGTTCCCCAACTGCGCTATGGCGTCGGTCACGGAGCCGGCGGAGTGTAGCAGACGCCCCCTACATTCTTGTGAAGGGGCTCACGAGCGACCCCCCATGTGGGGGTGGATACTCGATTGCATGAGCACCACGGAGCGTCCCAGGATCCTCGTTGTAGGCGGTGGGTACGTTGGCCTGTACGCGGCGCGCCGCATTCTGAAGAAGATGCGGTACGGCGAGGCGACCGTCACGGTCGTCGACCCGCGCTCGTACATGACGTACCAGCCCTTCCTCCCTGAAGCTGCGGCCGGCAGCATCTCTCCCCGCCACGTCGTGGTTCCGCTGCGGCGCGTGCTGCCCACGGCGGAGGTCCTCACCGGCCGGGTCACCACCATCGATCAGGACCGCAAGGTCGCCACCGTCGCGCCGCTGGTCGGCGAGGCGTACGAGCTGCCCTTCGACTACCTGGTCATCGCGATGGGTGCGGTCTCCCGTACCTTCCCGATCCCCGGGCTGGCCGAGAACGGCATCGGCATGAAGGGCGTGGAGGAGGCCATCGGCCTGCGCAACCACGTCCTAGAGCAGCTGGACAAGGCCGACTCGACGACCGACGAGGAGGTCCGCCGCAAGGCGCTGACCTTCGTCTTCGTCGGCGGCGGCTTCGCGGGTGCGGAGACCGTCGGCGAGGTCGAGGACATGGCCCGCGACGCCGCGAAGATCTACAAGAACGTCAAGCGCGAGGACATGCGCTTCCTGCTGGTCGACGTCGCGGACAAGATCCTCCCCGAGGTCGGTCCGAAGCTCGGCGCCTACGGCAAGGAGCACCTGGAGTCCCGGGGCGTCGAGATCTACCTCAAGACCAGCATGAAGTCCTGCGTCGACGGCCATGTCGTCCTCGACAACGGCCTTGAGGTCGTCTCCAACACCATCGTGTGGACCGCCGGCGTCAAGCCGAACCCGGTGCTGTCCCGCTTCGGTCTGCCGCTCGGCCCGCGCGGCCACGTCGACACCGCGGCCACCCTCCAGGTGCAGGGAACCGACTACATCTGGGCGGCCGGCGACAACGCGCAGGTCCCCGACATGGTCGGCCGCAGGAACGGCAACGAGAACGCCTGGTGCCCGCCGAACGCGCAGCACGCGCTGCGGCAGGCCAAGGTCCTCGGCGACAACGTCGTGTCCGGCATGCGCGGCTTCCCGCAGAAGGAGTACAGCCACGCCAACAAGGGCGCGGTGGCCGGTCTCGGTCTGCACAAGGGCGTCGCGATGATCGTCATGGGCAAGACCAAGATCAAGCTCAAGGGCCGTCTCGCCTGGTACATGCACCGCGGGTACCACGGCATGGCGATGCCGACGTTCAACCGCAAGATCCGGGTCTTCGCCGACTGGACCCTTGCCATGTTCCTCAAGCGTGAGGTGGTCTCGCTCGGCGCCATGGAGAACCCCCGCGAGGAGTTCTACGAGGCGGCCAAGCCGGCGCCCGCTCCGGCCGCGGCGGCCGGTGGCGACAAGCCGAAGGCCAAGGCTTCCTGAATCATCCGGTCGGTACTCCGACCAGCCCGAAGGGCGTCCGCCATCCGTGGGGCGGGCGCCCTTTGGCGTGTCCGGTGTGACGGAAACCGGACGTATTGCGGTTCTCTTGCTGGCGAACGGGACTAACTGGGCGCCCACTTGGCGTTTACGTGGTGGGTGAAACTTCTTTGCCCGACTCGTCAACACGGAGGTGTGCGACATGGCCGACGCCGCTGTACGGCTCACCAAGCTCGCCGAGGAGGTGCTGGGAGCCCCGCTCCCGGTGCGGATCCGCGCCTGGGACCGTAGCGAGTCCGGCCCGCCGGGGGCACCCGTGCTGGTGGTCCGCAACCGCCGCGCGCTGCGCCGTCTGCTGTTCAAGCCGGGCGAGTTGGGCCTGGCCCGCGCCTGGGTGGCCGGCGACATCGACATCGACGGCGATCTCTACGAAGCGCTCGACCGCCTCGCCGGACTGATCTGGGAGCGCGGCGCCGCCGCCCCCAAGCCGCAGCGGGCCGCCGTCCTGCGGGCGCTGGCCCGCCCCGAGATCCGCGCCGCCGCCCGGGAGCTGCTGTCCCTGGCCGGCCCTCCCGTCCCGCCCGCCCCGCCGGCCGAGGAGGCCCGGCCGCACCGCGGCCCGCTGCACACCCTGCTGCGCGACAAGGCGGCCATCAGCCACCACTACGACGTCGGCAACGACTTCTACGAGCTGGTGCTGGGCCCGTCGATGGTCTACTCCTGCGCGTACTGGGGGACCGGTGAAGGCGGCGCCGCCTCCCTGGAGGACGCCCAGCGCGACAAGCTCGACCTGATCTGCCGCAAGCTCGGTCTCAAGGAGGGCCAGCGGCTGCTGGACGTGGGCTGCGGCTGGGGCTCGATGGTGCTGCACGCCGCCCGCGAGTACGGCGTACGGGCCGTCGGCATCACGCTCTCCGAAGAGCAGGCCACCTACGCCCGGAAGCGGATCGCCGACGCCGGGCTCGCCGACCGGATCGAGATCCGGGTGCAGGACTATCGCGAGGTCCGCGACGAGCCGTTCGACGCGATCTCCTCGATCGGCATGGCCGAGCACGTCGGCCGGGCCCGGTACGCGGAGTACGCGAGCGCCCTGTACGCCCTGCTGAAGCCCGGCGGGCGGCTGCTCAACCACCAGATCGCCCGCCGCCCGCTGGTCGACGAGGAGACGTACCGCGTCGACGAGTTCATCGACCGCTATGTCTTCCCGGACGGCGAGCTGGCTCCGGTCGGGCGGACCGCCGGCCAGCTGGAGGAGGCCGGCTTCGAGGTGCGCGACGTGGAGGCGATCCGGGAGCACTACGGGCTGACGCTGCGGCGGTGGGTCGCCAATCTGGACGCGCACTGGGCGGCGGCGGTACGCCTCACGTCCCCCGGGCGGGCCCGGGTCTGGCGGCTCTACATGGCCGCGTGTGCGCTGTCGTTCGAGCGGAACCGCATAGGGGTCAACCAGGTGCTGGCGGTCCGCACACCGGACTCCGGCGCCTCCGGCGTGCGCCTGCGGGCGCGTGACTGGCGGGGCTGAAACGGGCGCCGCGCGGCCCCGCGGGCGGCCCGGTGGGGGTCGGCGGCGGGCCGCGTACGGCCGAGGGCCCCGGTGCCACGGTATCCGTGGCACCGGGGCCCTCGGGCCCTCCCGGGAGGGCCCGAGGCCGTCCCGGCGGCCCCGCGCGCTCCCGCTGCCGTGACTACTCGGCCTTGATCGCCTGGAGCATGTTCAGCCGGGCCGCCCGGCGCGCCGGCCAGAGCGCGGCCAGCACGCCGACGACCGCCGCCATGGCGAGGAAGACGCCCATCCGGCCCCAGGGCAGCACGAGTTGGTACGTCGGCAGCGAGCCGCCGATCAGCTCACCGGCCGCCCAGCCGAAGAACACGCCCAGGCCGATGCCCAGCACCCCGCCGAAGAGCGAGATCACCAGCGATTCCAGGCGCACCATCCGCTTGATGCCGCGGCGGTCCAGGCCGATGGCGCGCAGCATGCCGATCTCCTGCGCCCGTTCGAAGACCGACATCGCCAGGGTGTTGATCACGCCGAGCACCGCGACGATCACGGCCATGGCCAGCAGGCCGTAGAGCATGTTCAGCATCAGGGTGAAGACCTGCG
This window encodes:
- a CDS encoding Ppx/GppA phosphatase family protein, giving the protein MKRVAAIDCGTNSIRLLVADLDPETGELKDLDRRMQIVRLGQDVDRTGRLAPEALERTFAACREYAAVIKGLGAERLRFVATSASRDAENREDFVRGVVDILGVEPEVITGDQEAEFSFTGATRELTGHPHIALPYLVVDIGGGSTEFVLGDGSVRAARSVDVGCVRMTERHLVHGGEISDPPAAGQITAIKADIAAALDRAEETVPLSEAATLVGLAGSVTTVAAIALGLDHYDSAAIHHSRISLAKVREITEDLLASTHAERAASPVMHPGRVDVIGAGALVLLSIMERIGAEEVVVSEHDILDGIAWSMV
- a CDS encoding SAM-dependent methyltransferase; translated protein: MADAAVRLTKLAEEVLGAPLPVRIRAWDRSESGPPGAPVLVVRNRRALRRLLFKPGELGLARAWVAGDIDIDGDLYEALDRLAGLIWERGAAAPKPQRAAVLRALARPEIRAAARELLSLAGPPVPPAPPAEEARPHRGPLHTLLRDKAAISHHYDVGNDFYELVLGPSMVYSCAYWGTGEGGAASLEDAQRDKLDLICRKLGLKEGQRLLDVGCGWGSMVLHAAREYGVRAVGITLSEEQATYARKRIADAGLADRIEIRVQDYREVRDEPFDAISSIGMAEHVGRARYAEYASALYALLKPGGRLLNHQIARRPLVDEETYRVDEFIDRYVFPDGELAPVGRTAGQLEEAGFEVRDVEAIREHYGLTLRRWVANLDAHWAAAVRLTSPGRARVWRLYMAACALSFERNRIGVNQVLAVRTPDSGASGVRLRARDWRG
- a CDS encoding NAD(P)/FAD-dependent oxidoreductase; translation: MSTTERPRILVVGGGYVGLYAARRILKKMRYGEATVTVVDPRSYMTYQPFLPEAAAGSISPRHVVVPLRRVLPTAEVLTGRVTTIDQDRKVATVAPLVGEAYELPFDYLVIAMGAVSRTFPIPGLAENGIGMKGVEEAIGLRNHVLEQLDKADSTTDEEVRRKALTFVFVGGGFAGAETVGEVEDMARDAAKIYKNVKREDMRFLLVDVADKILPEVGPKLGAYGKEHLESRGVEIYLKTSMKSCVDGHVVLDNGLEVVSNTIVWTAGVKPNPVLSRFGLPLGPRGHVDTAATLQVQGTDYIWAAGDNAQVPDMVGRRNGNENAWCPPNAQHALRQAKVLGDNVVSGMRGFPQKEYSHANKGAVAGLGLHKGVAMIVMGKTKIKLKGRLAWYMHRGYHGMAMPTFNRKIRVFADWTLAMFLKREVVSLGAMENPREEFYEAAKPAPAPAAAAGGDKPKAKAS